One Odontesthes bonariensis isolate fOdoBon6 chromosome 17, fOdoBon6.hap1, whole genome shotgun sequence genomic window carries:
- the bsdc1 gene encoding BSD domain-containing protein 1 yields the protein MAEGEGWWGGWLQQSFQTVKDKSSEALEFIKRDLTEFSTVVQHDTACSIVATATAVKNKLAVEGSSETTEKVKKSLSSFLGVITDTLAPPPDKTIDCDVITLVATPAGTTEVYDSSKARLYSLQADPATYCNEPDGPPEQFDNWLSTFGLEDKKGEISELLLNSPSIRALYTKMVPAAVAHSEFWQRYFYKVFQLEQEEARRVALKQRAEQSAHTETLGWEEEEEDDFLGSTSSSQLNFTSSLDSSSTLQPSSLTAPTEATLLSPVLSPSEEREATLSVSSDSVSLPTQVEVQQAPVATELTEKLAEATLKDVVETKDERGPKKSDLDHEAAAEAVTQPEVPADGLSIRAPASKQPENAKEEGPQDLRVFELNSDSGKSTPSNNGKKGSSTDVSEDWEKDFDLDMTEEEVQMALSKIEDSGELDEDWENWD from the exons ATGGCTGAAGG AGAAGGCTGGTGGGGAGGCTGGCTTCAGCAAAGCTTCCAGACCGTCAAAGACAAG tCATCTGAAGCCTTAGAATTCATTAAGCGAGACCTGACAGAGTTCTCCACTGTCGTGCAGCATGACACAGCCTGCTCAATTGTGGCTACAGCCACAGCTGTCAAAAACAAACTTGCT GTGGAAGGATCTTCCGAGACGACAGAAAAGGTGAAGAAGAGCCTGTCTAGCTTCTTAGGGGTGATAACAGACACACTTGCTCCACCCCCTGATAAAACCATTGATTGTGATGTGATCACATTGGTGGCAACGCCAGCAGGAACCACAGAGGTCTACGACAGCTCTAAG GCACGTCTCTACAGTTTGCAAGCTGACCCTGCCACATACTGCAATGAGCCTGATG GTCCACCTGAGCAGTTTGACAACTGGCTTTCCACGTTCGGTCTGGAAGACAAGAAAGGAGAAATCTCTGAGCTCCTGCTCAACAGTCCTTCAATAAGAGCGCTTTACACCAAAATG GTGCCAGCTGCTGTAGCCCATTCAGAATTCTGGCAGAGGTATTTCTACAAAGTCTTCCAGCTGGAACAG GAGGAGGCGAGGAGAGTGGCGCTGAAGCAGAGGGCGGAGCAGAGTGCCCACACAGAGACCCTGGGctgggaagaggaagaggagg ACGACTTCCTCGGCTCCACGTCATCATCTCAACTAAACTTCACATCCTCGTTGGACAGCAGTTCTACCCTACAGCCCAGCAGCTTGACAGCTCCCACAGAGGCGACTCTGCTGAGCCCCGTCCTCTCTCCAAGCGAAGAGCGGGAAGCCACCCTCTCAGTTAGCAGCGACAGTGTCAGCCTACCAACACAGGTGGAAGTGCAACAAGCACCCGTTGCCACGGAGCTAACCGAGAAATTGGCAGAGGCAACATTGAAGGATGTTGTCGAGACAAAAGACGAGCGGGGACCTAAAAAGAGTGACTTGGATCATGAGGCTGCAGCAGAGGCTGTAACACAGCCAGAGGTCCCTGCTGATGGGTTGTCTATTCGAGCCCCCGCTTCGAAACAACCAGAAAACGCAAAGGAAGAGGGGCCGCAAGACCTGAGAGTGTTTGAGCTTAACTCTGACAGCGGGAAGTCAACACCCTCTAACAACGGCAAGAAAG GCTCCAGCACCGATGTGAGCGAGGACTGGGAGAAAGACTTTGACCTGGACATGACAGAAGAAGAGGTCCAGATGGCTCTCTCGAAAATAGAAGATTCTGGAGAG CTGGATGAAGACTGGGAGAACTGGGACTGA
- the olig4 gene encoding oligodendrocyte transcription factor 4 — protein sequence MDSDASSTCSRSSSPDLVVDDSTGSFFSNKMFQKFCQENRADSEASHGGDGKTKTRSEPSKDEVQDLRLKVNSRERKRMHDLNQAMDGLREVMPYAHGPSVRKLSKISTLLLARNYILMLSSSLEEMKKLVGDVYGGSAAAQSRSVPHPSIASAATSAHLPLHPLAQSLHSLVGSTPSALHHSSTPSSAPAPHSPPSASFLGFHAPVQGLLKDPLHLSSSYRHFPGMPCPCALCQPLPTATSTLHSLSMNK from the coding sequence ATGGATTCCGATGCCAGCTCGACCTGCAGCCGCTCCTCATCCCCAGACCTGGTGGTGGATGACTCTACTGGGAGCTTCTTCTCCAATAAGATGTTCCAGAAATTCTGCCAAGAGAACCGAGCAGACAGCGAAGCTAGCCATGGCGGGGATGGGAAAACCAAAACTAGGTCTGAACCCAGCAAGGACGAGGTGCAAGACCTGAGGCTGAAGGTCAACAGTCGAGAGAGGAAAAGGATGCATGACCTGAACCAGGCAATGGATGGCCTGAGGGAAGTTATGCCATATGCTCATGGACCTTCTGTTCGCAAGCTGTCAAAAATTTCAACCTTGTTGTTAGCTCGCAACTACATCCTGATGCTGTCCAGCTCCTTGGAGGAAATGAAGAAACTGGTCGGAGATGTTTATGGTGGCAGTGCTGCTGCCCAGAGCCGCTCTGTTCCCCACCCCTCAATTGCCTCGGCAGCCACGTCTGCCCACCTCCCACTACATCCTCTGGCCCAGTCCCTGCACTCTCTGGTGGGAAGCACGCCTTCAGCTCTCCATCACTCCTCTACTCCCtcttcagctccagctccacACTCCCCTCCATCAGCCAGCTTTCTGGGATTCCATGCTCCAGTCCAGGGCCTACTGAAGGACCCACTCCATCTGAGCAGCTCCTACAGGCACTTCCCTGGCATGCCATGCCCGTGTGCACTGTGCCAGCCTCTGCCCACCGCTACCTCCACATTGCACAGCCTGTCGATGAACAAGTGA